In one Acipenser ruthenus chromosome 10, fAciRut3.2 maternal haplotype, whole genome shotgun sequence genomic region, the following are encoded:
- the LOC117411253 gene encoding large ribosomal subunit protein uL18 produces MTDMDIMSQASVSLLSVLRDTIYRTCADRSAFSQSSGVLNPSCDSALPFNSGRKVSKMGFVKVVKNKAYFKRYQVKFRRRREGKTDFFARKRLVIQDKNKYNTPKYRMIVRFTNRDIICQIAYAKIEGDMIVCAAYSHELPKYGISVGLTNYAAAYCTGLLLARRLLNKFGLDSVYEGQLEVTGDEYNVESIDGKPGAFTCYLDAGLARTTTGNKVFGALKGAVDGGLSIPHSTKRFPGYDCESKEFNAEVHRKHIMGQNVSEYMSYLMEEDEDAYKKQFSRFIKNGVTPDKVNDMYTKAHAAIRENPVHEKKPLKEVKKKRWNRAKLSLAQRKDRVAQKKSSFLRAQEQADDS; encoded by the exons TCTGTTTCGCTGCTATCTGTGCTCCGTGACACTATTTACCGAACATGCGCAGACCGCTCGGCCTTTTCTCAGTCCAGCGGAGTCTTAAATCCGTCCTGTGACTCCGCTCTCCCATTTAACAGTGGGCGAAAAGTCAGCAAAATG GGCTTTGTCAAAGTTGTGAAGAACAAGGCGTACTTTAAGAGGTACCAGGTGAAATTCAGGCGAAGGCGAG AGGGTAAAACGGACTTCTTTGCCCGCAAGCGTCTGGTGATTCAGGACAAGAACAAGTACAATACTCCTAAATACAGGATGATTGTACGATTCACCAACAGGGACATCATCTGCCAG ATCGCCTATGCCAAAATCGAAGGGGATATGATTGTCTGTGCTGCCTATTCCCATGAACTACCCAAGTATGGAATTAGTGTGGGATTGACAAACTATGCTGCAGCCTATTGCACTGGTCTGCTGCTGGCCCGCAGG TTGCTGAATAAATTTGGATTGGACAGCGTGTACGAAGGCCAGCTTGAGGTAACTGGTGACGAGTACAATGTGGAGAGCATCGATGGCAAGCCTGGTGCCTTCACTTGTTACTTGGATGCCGGTCTTGCAAGAACCACTACTGGCAACAAAGTGTTCGGCGCCCTGAAAGGAGCTGTTGATGGTGGACTGTCCATCCCTCACAG CACCAAACGTTTCCCCGGTTATGATTGTGAGAGTAAGGAGTTCAACGCAGAGGTCCATCGCAAGCACATCATGGGCCAGAACGTCTCGGAGTACATGAGCTATCTGATGGAGGAAGATGAGGACGCCTACAAGAAGCAGTTCTCTAGGTTTATCAAAAATGGCGTTACTCCCGACAAG GTTAATGACATGTATACCAAGGCTCATGCTGCTATCCGGGAGAATCCTGTGCATGAAAAGAAACCCCTGAAAGAAGTCAAGAAGAAGAG GTGGAACCGCGCCAAGTTGTCTCTGGCTCAGAGAAAGGACCGCGTTGCTCAGAAGAAGAGCAGCTTCCTCCGAGCACAGGAACAGGCAGACGACAGCTAA
- the LOC117404728 gene encoding divergent protein kinase domain 1A-like isoform X1, translated as MTDPVGNCVVTELKGVWASLDRVTQTRTSSHSARLSYMRMKYFFFSWLAVFIGSWVVYVQYSTYTELCRGQDCKNTICDKYRKGVIDGSACSSLCDKETLYLGKCLSTRSNNQVYMGSWGDLEAVIKCQMEEAVHFDLGADTEPRKGAVLFDKPTKGTSVEKFKEMVFSHLKAKVGDQANLLDLVGLIISVADGNKDGHISLPEAKSTWALLQLNEFLLMIILQDKEHTPKLLGFCGDLYVMEKVQYTSLYGISIPWIMELFVPSGVRRSMDQWFTPSWPRKAKISIGLLEFVEDIFHGTFGNFLMCDTSANNFGYNAKHDLKMVDMRKIVPEVTFKDLIRDRHCETDEDCVYGMDCRTTCDQTKKKCTTEVIQPNLAKACQSLKDYLLRGAPPEIREELEKQLYSCIALKGTADQMEMEHSLILNNLKTLLWKKISHTKDS; from the exons ATGACTGATCCTGTTGGAAACTGTGTGGTTACAGAATTGAAGGGGGTTTGGGCCTCTCTTGACAGGGTCACACAGACGCGCACAAGCTCTCACAGT GCTCGTTTGTCATATATGCGCATGAAGTATTTCTTCTTCAGCTGGCTGGCTGTGTTCATTGGCAGCTGGGTGGTGTATGTCCAGTATTCTACCTACACAGAGCTCTGCCGAGGCCAGGACTGCAAGAACACAATA TGTGATAAATACAGAAAGGGGGTGATCGATGGGTCAGCCTGCAGCAGCCTATGTGACAAGGAAACCCTCTATCTGGGGAAGTGCCTGTCAACTAGATCCAATAACCAG GTCTACATGGGAAGTTGGGGAGATTTAGAGGCAGTGATAAAATGCCAGATGGAGGAAGCGGTTCATTTCGATTTGGGAGCAGATACGGAGCCAAGAAAGGGAGCAGTGTTATTTGACAAGCCAACCAAAGGGACCTCCGTAGAAAAATTTAAAGAAATGGTGTTCAGTCATTTGAAG gcaaAGGTTGGTGATCAGGCAAACCTGCTGGATCTGGTTGGTTTAATCATCTCCGTGGCAGACGGGAATAAGGATGGCCATATCTCTTTACCGGAAGCGAAATCCACATGGGCACTCCTGCAGCTAAATGAGTTTCTGCTGATGATAATACTTCAGGATAAAGAGCACACTCCCAAACTGCTGGGATTCTGCGGGGACCTTTATGTCATGGAAAAAGTACAATATACCTCTTTATATGGGATCAGCATTCCTTGGATCATGGAATTGTTTGTTCCCTCTGGAGTGAGGCGGAGTATGGACCAGTGGTTCACACCATCCTGGCCTAGAAAGGCCAAGATCTCCATTGGGCTGCTGGAATTCGTGGAAGACATCTTCCACGGGACTTTTGGGAACTTCCTGATGTGTGACACCAGTGCCAACAATTTTGGCTACAATGCCAAGCACGACCTTAAAATGGTGGACATGAGGAAAATCGTTCCCGAAGTTACTTTCAAAGACCTCATCAGAGACCGTCACTGTGAGACTGATGAAGACTGTGTCTATGGTATGGATTGCAGGACCACCTGTGACCAAACTAAAAAGAAGTGCACCACAGAAGTGATCCAGCCTAACCTGGCCAAGGCGTGTCAGTCCCTGAAAGACTACCTTCTGCGGGGGGCCCCTCCCGAGATCAGAGAGGAGCTGGAGAAGCAGCTGTACTCCTGCATCGCCCTCAAGGGAACCGCAGACCAGATGGAAATGGAACACTCCTTAATACTGAACAACTTGAAAACGTTGCTGTGGAAAAAGATTTCGCACACAAAAGACTCCTAA
- the LOC117404728 gene encoding divergent protein kinase domain 1A-like isoform X2, producing the protein MARGLFSWAWLRKPYYIQARLSYMRMKYFFFSWLAVFIGSWVVYVQYSTYTELCRGQDCKNTICDKYRKGVIDGSACSSLCDKETLYLGKCLSTRSNNQVYMGSWGDLEAVIKCQMEEAVHFDLGADTEPRKGAVLFDKPTKGTSVEKFKEMVFSHLKAKVGDQANLLDLVGLIISVADGNKDGHISLPEAKSTWALLQLNEFLLMIILQDKEHTPKLLGFCGDLYVMEKVQYTSLYGISIPWIMELFVPSGVRRSMDQWFTPSWPRKAKISIGLLEFVEDIFHGTFGNFLMCDTSANNFGYNAKHDLKMVDMRKIVPEVTFKDLIRDRHCETDEDCVYGMDCRTTCDQTKKKCTTEVIQPNLAKACQSLKDYLLRGAPPEIREELEKQLYSCIALKGTADQMEMEHSLILNNLKTLLWKKISHTKDS; encoded by the exons ATGGCGAGGGGGCTGTTTTCATGGGCCTGGCTAAGAAAGCCTTACTATATTCAG GCTCGTTTGTCATATATGCGCATGAAGTATTTCTTCTTCAGCTGGCTGGCTGTGTTCATTGGCAGCTGGGTGGTGTATGTCCAGTATTCTACCTACACAGAGCTCTGCCGAGGCCAGGACTGCAAGAACACAATA TGTGATAAATACAGAAAGGGGGTGATCGATGGGTCAGCCTGCAGCAGCCTATGTGACAAGGAAACCCTCTATCTGGGGAAGTGCCTGTCAACTAGATCCAATAACCAG GTCTACATGGGAAGTTGGGGAGATTTAGAGGCAGTGATAAAATGCCAGATGGAGGAAGCGGTTCATTTCGATTTGGGAGCAGATACGGAGCCAAGAAAGGGAGCAGTGTTATTTGACAAGCCAACCAAAGGGACCTCCGTAGAAAAATTTAAAGAAATGGTGTTCAGTCATTTGAAG gcaaAGGTTGGTGATCAGGCAAACCTGCTGGATCTGGTTGGTTTAATCATCTCCGTGGCAGACGGGAATAAGGATGGCCATATCTCTTTACCGGAAGCGAAATCCACATGGGCACTCCTGCAGCTAAATGAGTTTCTGCTGATGATAATACTTCAGGATAAAGAGCACACTCCCAAACTGCTGGGATTCTGCGGGGACCTTTATGTCATGGAAAAAGTACAATATACCTCTTTATATGGGATCAGCATTCCTTGGATCATGGAATTGTTTGTTCCCTCTGGAGTGAGGCGGAGTATGGACCAGTGGTTCACACCATCCTGGCCTAGAAAGGCCAAGATCTCCATTGGGCTGCTGGAATTCGTGGAAGACATCTTCCACGGGACTTTTGGGAACTTCCTGATGTGTGACACCAGTGCCAACAATTTTGGCTACAATGCCAAGCACGACCTTAAAATGGTGGACATGAGGAAAATCGTTCCCGAAGTTACTTTCAAAGACCTCATCAGAGACCGTCACTGTGAGACTGATGAAGACTGTGTCTATGGTATGGATTGCAGGACCACCTGTGACCAAACTAAAAAGAAGTGCACCACAGAAGTGATCCAGCCTAACCTGGCCAAGGCGTGTCAGTCCCTGAAAGACTACCTTCTGCGGGGGGCCCCTCCCGAGATCAGAGAGGAGCTGGAGAAGCAGCTGTACTCCTGCATCGCCCTCAAGGGAACCGCAGACCAGATGGAAATGGAACACTCCTTAATACTGAACAACTTGAAAACGTTGCTGTGGAAAAAGATTTCGCACACAAAAGACTCCTAA
- the LOC117404728 gene encoding divergent protein kinase domain 1A-like isoform X3, protein MRMKYFFFSWLAVFIGSWVVYVQYSTYTELCRGQDCKNTICDKYRKGVIDGSACSSLCDKETLYLGKCLSTRSNNQVYMGSWGDLEAVIKCQMEEAVHFDLGADTEPRKGAVLFDKPTKGTSVEKFKEMVFSHLKAKVGDQANLLDLVGLIISVADGNKDGHISLPEAKSTWALLQLNEFLLMIILQDKEHTPKLLGFCGDLYVMEKVQYTSLYGISIPWIMELFVPSGVRRSMDQWFTPSWPRKAKISIGLLEFVEDIFHGTFGNFLMCDTSANNFGYNAKHDLKMVDMRKIVPEVTFKDLIRDRHCETDEDCVYGMDCRTTCDQTKKKCTTEVIQPNLAKACQSLKDYLLRGAPPEIREELEKQLYSCIALKGTADQMEMEHSLILNNLKTLLWKKISHTKDS, encoded by the exons ATGCGCATGAAGTATTTCTTCTTCAGCTGGCTGGCTGTGTTCATTGGCAGCTGGGTGGTGTATGTCCAGTATTCTACCTACACAGAGCTCTGCCGAGGCCAGGACTGCAAGAACACAATA TGTGATAAATACAGAAAGGGGGTGATCGATGGGTCAGCCTGCAGCAGCCTATGTGACAAGGAAACCCTCTATCTGGGGAAGTGCCTGTCAACTAGATCCAATAACCAG GTCTACATGGGAAGTTGGGGAGATTTAGAGGCAGTGATAAAATGCCAGATGGAGGAAGCGGTTCATTTCGATTTGGGAGCAGATACGGAGCCAAGAAAGGGAGCAGTGTTATTTGACAAGCCAACCAAAGGGACCTCCGTAGAAAAATTTAAAGAAATGGTGTTCAGTCATTTGAAG gcaaAGGTTGGTGATCAGGCAAACCTGCTGGATCTGGTTGGTTTAATCATCTCCGTGGCAGACGGGAATAAGGATGGCCATATCTCTTTACCGGAAGCGAAATCCACATGGGCACTCCTGCAGCTAAATGAGTTTCTGCTGATGATAATACTTCAGGATAAAGAGCACACTCCCAAACTGCTGGGATTCTGCGGGGACCTTTATGTCATGGAAAAAGTACAATATACCTCTTTATATGGGATCAGCATTCCTTGGATCATGGAATTGTTTGTTCCCTCTGGAGTGAGGCGGAGTATGGACCAGTGGTTCACACCATCCTGGCCTAGAAAGGCCAAGATCTCCATTGGGCTGCTGGAATTCGTGGAAGACATCTTCCACGGGACTTTTGGGAACTTCCTGATGTGTGACACCAGTGCCAACAATTTTGGCTACAATGCCAAGCACGACCTTAAAATGGTGGACATGAGGAAAATCGTTCCCGAAGTTACTTTCAAAGACCTCATCAGAGACCGTCACTGTGAGACTGATGAAGACTGTGTCTATGGTATGGATTGCAGGACCACCTGTGACCAAACTAAAAAGAAGTGCACCACAGAAGTGATCCAGCCTAACCTGGCCAAGGCGTGTCAGTCCCTGAAAGACTACCTTCTGCGGGGGGCCCCTCCCGAGATCAGAGAGGAGCTGGAGAAGCAGCTGTACTCCTGCATCGCCCTCAAGGGAACCGCAGACCAGATGGAAATGGAACACTCCTTAATACTGAACAACTTGAAAACGTTGCTGTGGAAAAAGATTTCGCACACAAAAGACTCCTAA
- the LOC117402282 gene encoding metal-response element-binding transcription factor 2-like isoform X2, translating into MRDATGVGNLSVHKKTQSHRTHKTPVSLAKLPFKDGQKTKKLARKFEEGQDVLARWSDGLFYLGTIAKINKHKHSCFVVFEDSSKSWVLWKDIQTGASGGGEMVCTICQEENSEAPNEIVICDKCGQGYHQTCHAPNIDSSVIGSDEKWLCRQCVFATTTKRGGALKKGPNAKALQVMKQALPYTLEDLVWDEGHKTNIQQCYCYCGGPGDWYLKMLQCSKCRQWFHEACIQCFQKPMLYGDRFYVFICSVCNSGPEYLKRLPLRWVDIAHLSLYNLSVIHKKKYFDSELELMAYINDNWDRLQLSDLGDTPKCDRYDNILEALNKNKTMFMSGKEIKKKKHLFGLRIRFPPAPQNTDSKTTQEPERASHEIKIKGRKSTKPLPDSSEVTNGIGRKRKYVGHSLETLAKLRRSSELSTQELDEPPVFENNTLDLLSSKRSDKSAQSSSTSDVESTGAASTTETTSTSISRRSSYCSSSRRTRAGRLWPIARPPLRRGRRRGRRPRRTLQTSNPEIDGEEEPKDDCRFSGLDTDLVSNLDQEVQLNHLKNSITNYFGAAGRMACGEKYRVLARRVTLDGKVQYLVEWEGVTAS; encoded by the exons ATGAG AGACGCTACGGGAGTGGGGAATTTATCTGTCCACAAAAAAACACAGTCCCACAGAACCCATAAGACACCTGTGTCCTTGGCTAAACTGCCATTCAAGGAtggacagaaaacaaaaaagcttgcCAGGAAATTTGAAGAAGGCCAGGATGTCCTAGCCCGATGGTCAGATGGCTTGTTTTATCTTGGGACTATCGCAAAG ataaacaaacataaacacaGCTGCTTTGTTGTCTTTGAAGACAGTTCGAAATCCTGGGTTCTCTGGAAGGACATACAAACTG GAGCCAGTGGTGGTGGGGAGATGGTCTGCACAATATGCCAGGAGGAAAACTCGGAAGCACCAAATGAGATTGTTATCTGTGATAAGTGTGGGCAAG GGTATCACCAGACATGCCATGCACCAAATATTGATTCCAGTGTGATTGGATCGGATGAGAAGTGGCTTTGTCGCCAGTGTGTTTTTGCAACGACAACCAag AGAGGTGGCGCTCTTAAGAAAGGACCGAATGCCAAAGCTCTGCAAGTCATGAAGCAGGCATTGCCATACACATTGGAGGACCTGGTGTGGGATGAGGGCCATAAAACTAATATCCAGCAATGTTATTGCTATTGTGGGGGGCCTGGAGA CTGGTACCTGAAGATGCTGCAGTGCAGTAAATGTAGACAGTGGTTTCATGAAGCCTGCATACAGTGTTTCCAAAAGCCAATGCTTTATGGAGACAG gttctatgtatttatttgttctgtTTGCAATTCTGGACCAGAGTACCTCAAACGTCTACCCTTACGATG GGTAGATATAGCACACCTGAGCCTTTACAACCTAAGTGTTATTCATAAGAAAAAATACTTCGACTCAGAGCTGGAGCTGATGGCATACATTAATGACAACTGGGACAGACTACAACTTTCTGAT CTTGGAGACACTCCAAAATGTGACAGATACGATAATATTCTAGAagcactaaataaaaacaaaaccat GTTTATGTCTgggaaagaaataaagaaaaagaaacatttgttTGGGCTGAGAATTCGTTTTCCACCTGCTCCTCAGAATACAGACTCGAAAACGACACAAGAGCCAGAGAGAGCTTCCCATGAAATCAAAATCAAGGGCAGAAAGTCTACAAAGCCTCTACCAGACAGCAG TGAAGTCACAAATGGAATAGGAAGAAAAAGAAAGTATGTAGGTCATTCACTCGAAACACTTGCAAAACTGAGACGGTCCTCAGAGCTCTCAACCCAG GAGCTGGACGAACCACCGGTCTTTGAAAACAATACCTTGGATCTGCTTTCTTcaaaaag GAGTGATAAATCTGCACAGTCCTCGAGTACCTCGGATGTGGAATCGACTGGTGCTGCAAGCACCACTGAAACTACCTCAACAAGCATTTCAAGACGGTCGAG ctATTGTAGCTCCAGCAGAAGAACCCGTGCAGGCAGACTGTGGCCCATCGCTCGCCCCCCTCTGAGAAGAGGGAGGAGGCGAGGACGACGACCTCGAAGGACACTCCAGACCTCAAACCCTGAGATCGACGGAGAAGAGGAACCCAAGGACGACTGTCGGTTCTCAGGATTAGACACCGACCTTGTTAGCAATTTAGATCAGGAGGTGCAGCTAAATCACCTGAAGAATTCCATCACTAATTATTTTGGTGCTGCTGGAAGAATGGCTTGTGGGGAAAAATACCGCGTGTTAGCTCGTCGTGTAACTCTCGACGGGAAAGTGCAGTATCTTGTGGAATGGGAGGGAGTTACTGCATCGTGA
- the LOC117402282 gene encoding metal-response element-binding transcription factor 2-like isoform X1 has translation MRDATGVGNLSVHKKTQSHRTHKTPVSLAKLPFKDGQKTKKLARKFEEGQDVLARWSDGLFYLGTIAKINKHKHSCFVVFEDSSKSWVLWKDIQTGASGGGEMVCTICQEENSEAPNEIVICDKCGQGYHQTCHAPNIDSSVIGSDEKWLCRQCVFATTTKRGGALKKGPNAKALQVMKQALPYTLEDLVWDEGHKTNIQQCYCYCGGPGDWYLKMLQCSKCRQWFHEACIQCFQKPMLYGDRFYVFICSVCNSGPEYLKRLPLRWVDIAHLSLYNLSVIHKKKYFDSELELMAYINDNWDRLQLSDLGDTPKCDRYDNILEALNKNKTMFMSGKEIKKKKHLFGLRIRFPPAPQNTDSKTTQEPERASHEIKIKGRKSTKPLPDSSEVTNGIGRKRKYVGHSLETLAKLRRSSELSTQELDEPPVFENNTLDLLSSKSRSDKSAQSSSTSDVESTGAASTTETTSTSISRRSSYCSSSRRTRAGRLWPIARPPLRRGRRRGRRPRRTLQTSNPEIDGEEEPKDDCRFSGLDTDLVSNLDQEVQLNHLKNSITNYFGAAGRMACGEKYRVLARRVTLDGKVQYLVEWEGVTAS, from the exons ATGAG AGACGCTACGGGAGTGGGGAATTTATCTGTCCACAAAAAAACACAGTCCCACAGAACCCATAAGACACCTGTGTCCTTGGCTAAACTGCCATTCAAGGAtggacagaaaacaaaaaagcttgcCAGGAAATTTGAAGAAGGCCAGGATGTCCTAGCCCGATGGTCAGATGGCTTGTTTTATCTTGGGACTATCGCAAAG ataaacaaacataaacacaGCTGCTTTGTTGTCTTTGAAGACAGTTCGAAATCCTGGGTTCTCTGGAAGGACATACAAACTG GAGCCAGTGGTGGTGGGGAGATGGTCTGCACAATATGCCAGGAGGAAAACTCGGAAGCACCAAATGAGATTGTTATCTGTGATAAGTGTGGGCAAG GGTATCACCAGACATGCCATGCACCAAATATTGATTCCAGTGTGATTGGATCGGATGAGAAGTGGCTTTGTCGCCAGTGTGTTTTTGCAACGACAACCAag AGAGGTGGCGCTCTTAAGAAAGGACCGAATGCCAAAGCTCTGCAAGTCATGAAGCAGGCATTGCCATACACATTGGAGGACCTGGTGTGGGATGAGGGCCATAAAACTAATATCCAGCAATGTTATTGCTATTGTGGGGGGCCTGGAGA CTGGTACCTGAAGATGCTGCAGTGCAGTAAATGTAGACAGTGGTTTCATGAAGCCTGCATACAGTGTTTCCAAAAGCCAATGCTTTATGGAGACAG gttctatgtatttatttgttctgtTTGCAATTCTGGACCAGAGTACCTCAAACGTCTACCCTTACGATG GGTAGATATAGCACACCTGAGCCTTTACAACCTAAGTGTTATTCATAAGAAAAAATACTTCGACTCAGAGCTGGAGCTGATGGCATACATTAATGACAACTGGGACAGACTACAACTTTCTGAT CTTGGAGACACTCCAAAATGTGACAGATACGATAATATTCTAGAagcactaaataaaaacaaaaccat GTTTATGTCTgggaaagaaataaagaaaaagaaacatttgttTGGGCTGAGAATTCGTTTTCCACCTGCTCCTCAGAATACAGACTCGAAAACGACACAAGAGCCAGAGAGAGCTTCCCATGAAATCAAAATCAAGGGCAGAAAGTCTACAAAGCCTCTACCAGACAGCAG TGAAGTCACAAATGGAATAGGAAGAAAAAGAAAGTATGTAGGTCATTCACTCGAAACACTTGCAAAACTGAGACGGTCCTCAGAGCTCTCAACCCAG GAGCTGGACGAACCACCGGTCTTTGAAAACAATACCTTGGATCTGCTTTCTTcaaaaa GCAGGAGTGATAAATCTGCACAGTCCTCGAGTACCTCGGATGTGGAATCGACTGGTGCTGCAAGCACCACTGAAACTACCTCAACAAGCATTTCAAGACGGTCGAG ctATTGTAGCTCCAGCAGAAGAACCCGTGCAGGCAGACTGTGGCCCATCGCTCGCCCCCCTCTGAGAAGAGGGAGGAGGCGAGGACGACGACCTCGAAGGACACTCCAGACCTCAAACCCTGAGATCGACGGAGAAGAGGAACCCAAGGACGACTGTCGGTTCTCAGGATTAGACACCGACCTTGTTAGCAATTTAGATCAGGAGGTGCAGCTAAATCACCTGAAGAATTCCATCACTAATTATTTTGGTGCTGCTGGAAGAATGGCTTGTGGGGAAAAATACCGCGTGTTAGCTCGTCGTGTAACTCTCGACGGGAAAGTGCAGTATCTTGTGGAATGGGAGGGAGTTACTGCATCGTGA